A genomic stretch from Coffea arabica cultivar ET-39 chromosome 10c, Coffea Arabica ET-39 HiFi, whole genome shotgun sequence includes:
- the LOC113713289 gene encoding MICOS complex subunit MIC10: MAEEKGEAPVASPAAAAAEIPPPPLPLPPYDDVNAKWDVCMDLSIRRIFYSTAVGAFAGLFLFRSPVTRWTSVGLATGIGIGTAFTECSYIFGRSPAKLTPKISKAPLSKDAEH; the protein is encoded by the exons ATGGCGGAAGAGAAAGGAGAAGCACCAGTTGCATCACCTGCCGCAGCAGCAGCTGAAATCCCACCACCGCCACTACCACTACCTCCCTACGATGACGTAAATGCCAAGTGGGATGTGTGTATGGACTTGAGCATTCGCCGGATTTTCTATTCTACCGCTGTTGGCGCTTTTGCTGGGCTTTTCCTATTTC GGAGTCCTGTTACAAGATGGACTTCTGTAGGATTGGCTACTGGCATTGGTATCGGAACTGCTTTCACAGAGTGCTCTTACATATTTGGGCGATCTCCAGCAAAATTGACCCCTAAAATTTCTAAGGCACCTTTGTCAAAG GATGCGGAGCACTGA
- the LOC113713899 gene encoding protein NRT1/ PTR FAMILY 5.10-like translates to MGAIATHLILPYIHDNINWGIGFGIPCLPMIVGLILFLLGNKTYRFPATIGDKEVEIHCGQNDKGFKKSISALYIVAPSSSSEESSLDDEFLKDDSPSAGDDLTNINETSSKIKEVKEVLRLFPIWVTCLTYTIGHAQSSTLFIKQATTLDRSIEQSYSIPAATLWIIISLSIVFCSIIYDRIFVPIARRITRYPFGIKMLQRIGIGMAISILNMVIAAVIEKKRLKTTRDFGLLDIPNAIVPISFWWLAPQYLLSGLANVLIKVGMQEFFYDQVPTELRCSGLSFSYGAIGIGDFLSSFLVSLIDKITSQGGRESWFSDNLNQAHVDYFYWLLARIGVVGLIPFVCLAKSYIYREPNNIKNDSDV, encoded by the exons ATGGGTGCAATAGCTACACATTTAATCTTACCTTACATTCATGACAACATAAATTGGGGCATTGGTTTTGGGATTCCATGTCTGCCCATGATAGTCGGGCTTATCCTGTTTTTACTGGGAAACAAAACGTATCGATTTCCTGCCACAATAGGTGATAAAGAGGTAGAAATCCATTGTGGGCAGAATGACAAGGGATTCAAGAAAAGCATCAGTGCTTTGTACATTGTAGCTCCCTCATCAAGCAGCGAAGAAAGCTCTCTGGATGACGa GTTTCTCAAGGATGATTCGCCTTCTGCAGGTGATGATTTGACAAACATTAATGAAACCTCTAGTAAGATTAAAGAAGTAAAAGAAGTTTTAAGGCTGTTTCCAATATGGGTAACTTGTTTAACATATACAATTGGACATGCTCAATCCAGCACATTATTTATCAAGCAAGCAACAACACTTGACAGATCAATAGAGCAAAGTTACAGTATACCAGCTGCAACACTTTGGATTATCATCTCCCTTTCTATAGTGTTCTGTAGCATAATTTATGATCGAATTTTCGTCCCAATTGCGAGAAGGATAACAAGATATCCCTTCGGGATAAAAATGCTTCAGAGAATAGGAATTGGCATGGCAATATCTATCCTGAACATGGTCATTGCTGCTGTGATTGAGAAGAAAAGACTCAAAACTACTCGAGATTTTGGTCTCCTCGACATTCCTAATGCAATAGTTCCCATAAGCTTTTGGTGGTTGGCGCCTCAATATTTATTATCTGGGCTAGCTAATGTGTTGATTAAAGTAGGAATGCAGGAATTCTTCTATGATCAGGTGCCTACAGAATTAAGATGTTCAGGCCTCTCTTTTTCCTATGGGGCCATAGGCATAGGCGATTTCCTGAGCAGCTTTCTGGTCTCTCTGATTGACAAAATTACAAGCCAAGGGGGTAGAGAAAGTTGGTTCTCAGATAACTTAAATCAAGCACATGTTGATTACTTCTATTGGCTGCTTGCTAGAATAGGTGTTGTGGGTTTAATTCCATTTGTTTGTTTAGCAAAATCTTACATTTATAGGGAACCAAATAATATCAAAAACGATTCTGATGTATAG
- the LOC140003918 gene encoding protein WHAT'S THIS FACTOR 9, mitochondrial-like translates to MHFLLRRLRHSDHNHHQLQLRCLYDAAASVKCVRDRGLDHAVDRERNLKPVLNLKNLIKSEPSKSLPLSLISQSRDSLKIPIRPIEFIRKFPSIFEEFLPGGIGIQPHVKLTPEVLNYDKEEEIIYQSVNYRQDVANRLLKLLMIRRINSIPLSIIDGLRWELGLPQDYVKTVVPEFPDYFRVIDDANGEFLELVCWSNELAVSALEKGKEPIEFTFKYSNGFEMDKKYKKWVDEWRKLPYISPYENALHLAPKSDDSDKWAVAVLHEILNLFLGSKGERESVLSLGEWLGLRSRFKRALLQHPGIFYVSSKIGTHTVVLKEAYKRGMLIKKVPLMDMRYKYVQLMNLVKEDKRSKSVEQKKSRDLKGDQGEEALEDDKSGEEEDEEMHDLSDEESDDEYEERMNSKNRGNLSGKRYKEKKSPRIVWGRSPGRNSSQNAGKSKTKFHLRTEIQDCKSACGGSLERFNVPRRKNKSVSRERAST, encoded by the coding sequence ATGCATTTCCTCCTCCGTCGCCTTCGACATTCCGACCACAACCACCACCAGTTGCAGCTTCGATGCCTCTACGACGCGGCGGCTTCTGTGAAATGCGTCCGTGACAGGGGACTCGACCACGCAGTCGATAGAGAAAGAAACCTTAAGCCAGTGCTGAACCTAAAAAATCTCATAAAATCAGAGCCTTCAAAGTCTCTCCCGCTGTCGCTGATATCTCAATCCAGAGATTCTCTTAAAATTCCAATTCGTCCCATTGAATTCATTCGAAAATTCCCTTCAATTTTTGAAGAATTTCTCCCTGGTGGCATTGGCATTCAACCACACGTCAAGCTGACCCCGGAAGTGCTGAATTACGACAAGGAAGAAGAAATTATCTACCAAAGTGTAAACTACAGGCAAGATGTTGCTAACCGTCTTTTAAAGCTTTTGATGATTCGTAGAATTAACAGCATTCCACTAAGTATCATTGATGGGCTGAGGTGGGAACTGGGTTTGCCTCAAGATTATGTAAAAACTGTTGTTCCGGAATTTCCCGATTATTTTAGAGTGATAGATGATGCAaatggagagtttttggagttAGTTTGTTGGAGCAATGAGCTTGCGGTTTCAGCCTTGGAAAAGGGGAAGGAGCCAATTGAGTTTACTTTCAAGTATTCCAATGGTTTTGAGATGGATAAGAAATATAAAAAGTGGGTGGATGAGTGGCGAAAGTTGCCATACATCTCACCTTATGAAAATGCCCTGCATCTTGCGCCAAAAAGTGATGACTCCGACAAGTGGGCTGTCGCGGTTTTACATGAGATTCTTAATCTTTTTCTTGGAAGTAAAGGAGAGAGGGAGAGTGTACTTAGCTTAGGCGAGTGGTTGGGGCTCAGGTCGAGGTTTAAGAGGGCATTGTTACAACATCCGGGGATATTCTACGTGTCAAGTAAGATTGGAACTCATACGGTGGTTTTGAAGGAGGCTTATAAAAGGGGCATGTTGATTAAGAAGGTTCCTTTGATGGACATGAGGTACAAGTATGTTCAATTGATGAACTTGGTGAAGGAGGATAAAAGATCGAAGAGTGTAGAGCAAAAGAAGAGTCGTGATCTGAAGGGAGATCAAGGGGAAGAAGCATTGGAAGATGATAAAAGTGGTGAGGAAGAAGATGAGGAAATGCATGATTTGTCTGATGAGGAGAGTGATGATGAATatgaagaaagaatgaattcAAAAAATAGGGGAAACTTATCAGGGAAAAGATATAAAGAGAAGAAGTCTCCAAGAATTGTGTGGGGAAGATCACCTGGAAGAAACTCATCCCAAAATGCAGGCAAAAGTAAAACTAAATTTCATCTAAGAACAGAGATTCAAGATTGTAAAAGTGCTTGTGGTGGATCACTGGAGAGATTTAATGttccaagaagaaagaataaGTCTGTTTCAAGGGAAAGGGCTTCTACgtaa